GACCGCGGCCTCGTGCTGCTCTGGCGGATGCGCTAGTCCACCAGTCGGGCCAGCTCACGGCGGCCCACGGGAAGGGTCACCGGCAGGTCGCGCAGTTGCCGCACGACCTCGGCGTACTCCTCTCTGGCCACCATGACCTGGCCCATCGCGCTGAGGTGCGGTGTCTCCTGCTGGGTGTCGACGACGATGGCGCCGGCCTCGAGCATCCGCGCGCAGAGCTCGACGACGGCGGCCTTCGACGCGTCGCTCTCTCGGTGGAACATCGACTCGCCGCTGAAGACGGCTCCGGTGAGTACGCCGTAGAGGCCGCCGACGAGCCGATCGCCGTCCCAGATCTCGACGCTGTGCGCGATCCCGGCCTCGTGCAGCGCGAGGTAGCCGCGGCGCATCCCCGCCGTGATCCAGGTGCCCTCGCGGCCCCTGTCGGCGCACCCCGCGACGACCTCGGCGAAGGCCTCGTCGACGGTCGCCGTCCACCCCGCGTGGCGCAGCCGCTGCCGCAGCGAGCGCG
This genomic interval from Mycobacteriales bacterium contains the following:
- the aat gene encoding leucyl/phenylalanyl-tRNA--protein transferase, producing the protein MQDPFAAVDVPAAPRELIAVGGELDVATLVSAYRSACFPWPATGRYARSLEREALTLAERGEVLRLPGGERPLVPWCSPHPRAVLLADQLHVTRSLRQRLRHAGWTATVDEAFAEVVAGCADRGREGTWITAGMRRGYLALHEAGIAHSVEIWDGDRLVGGLYGVLTGAVFSGESMFHRESDASKAAVVELCARMLEAGAIVVDTQQETPHLSAMGQVMVAREEYAEVVRQLRDLPVTLPVGRRELARLVD